A window of the Gasterosteus aculeatus chromosome 21, fGasAcu3.hap1.1, whole genome shotgun sequence genome harbors these coding sequences:
- the kiaa1217 gene encoding sickle tail protein homolog isoform X25, whose amino-acid sequence MSKASRLTRPPSIGARSKLAPSRKECPGATGRARVLSVGEKLMRAGSDGILSRQRSFKAAAPQDKAQSENQPETPAPGQGPGEKGQDAEMLPPKSRISPPKVASQPQGSVHKQTKSNLKVTSPEDAQHVGRRQASPNGTPKGDAKGSRTVPRRHTLGGARGAREILAMQPPDMDKKREAFLEHLKQKYPHHASAIMGHQERLREQSVQGMLSSLRSELDIQRYLMKIQLPHRSRSPKHGPHSSIGDQVDHLSLASLDSLDAMSEADSPTAFTRGSRIRASLPVVRSTNQTKDRSLGVLYLLYGDETKQIRMPNEITSMDTIRALFVSAFPQQLTMKMLESPSVAVYVKDDMRNIYYELADVRNIADHSCLKVYHKDPAQAFSHGPRPANGDARMHSETMHAVRDGPPPLRQPHVGPPSHHPMQGAVPPSPHSMPPSPSRIPFGPRQGSIPGNGTIPRDRLSSANAPARSSSPCPSAILERRDVKPDEDRGGKSQSLPRGNESLYADPYLLQDGRMNMAAAHGPQPNPGIDGTDHAMGGFHRASIRSTSSYGGPSPTDTMDHPSLYRQKSRNSQLPTLGSKTPPPSPHRMAEVRMIDIHGGPPHGGPPYGGPLHGMPPHGVPPHGMPPHGVPPHGMPPHGGPPHGMPPHVLPPHGGPPHGLPPHAAPPHGVPMERSSPVRQSFRKEEVAGTKPRNNMGSPVVPDLQGPIAVASEHQTRVRMKAMEQQIASLTGLVQHALLKEPNTSGTKELLSERPPKTSSPAHSAHSSGGSPVLAAKSSTAPPATGPVPLKVNLLQFRRNVSDLRVQLHQMRQQQVQNQEALRVQLKRAEQEISVKLIEAMRGLEDPVQRQRALVEEDRHKYLVLEERVLTQLGELEQYVGSLQKDLAATQRAVTLKDVEEGAVTLRKVGESLAGLKGEFPALQTKMRSVLRVEVEAVKFLKEEPHKLDSMLKRVKSLTDTLNGLRRCAPEGPQKGPVDNSSPAAAEAPTPPARPSSSPGPLEPQSSTIKSEVMPSSPVVIHHVQSSPVHIRQSQQSAALTAQPSPPLTPSPTPSKSQDLARGGGASDPPSPAHHKKTQGNPVNNGNGPAPQGLVIEELQTSREKNKDRAMSIKAAEMEWEERRQNMGHYDGKEFEKILQEAQANMMKGIPSLEVEENPTLIPDATTERADTHSLVESLTEPQSEPHSDKPGQKGPEKLPKPVMEKPAKPSKTVATKPTESFAKQGSEKSGKSPPPPPPPRKTFSSSSSGMTTTRSGEVVFTSRRESVSAQECEEDTPPPSPQPKPNTVRPETKPKPATPPPVTPLATREEEDEGDKIMAELQVFQKCTVKDVGVKNLVEPTSRIEPQIRELRPGALLPLKEKKQSSEPTRDDKDPDIDENGNTTVRQSQGVIYYVTGQIPKEHPPPSGTEETPEHREPTQPPSQNTSVASPTSRMPVPLSAKSRQSPGASDKAGKQQKLQDAQRQFRQANGSAKRVGGDHKTTSPTTPTSKIPAFYPSSTKGSSQSVQNSDATNPINPSSSSSSSSSAIKSNTLSSPASRSGSQPSSHIPSLSNGSLKLPSPSQHTGKALSFSSQTQNGRVHSSSSFSSSSSSSSTSSSSSPSPLSPTPVGPGGKSIRTIHTPSFTSYRSHNGSSGKSCIPTATAAKDAA is encoded by the exons AGCAAACCAAAAGCAACCTGAAGGTGACGTCCCCGGAGGACGCGCAGCACGTCGGCCGCAGGCAGGCGTCCCCGAATGGGACTCCGAAGGGGGACGCCAAAGGCAGCCGGACCGTCCCCCGTAGGCACACGTTGGGGGGAGCCCGCGGCGCCCGGGAGATCCTGGCCATGCAGCCGCCGGACATGGACAAGAAGAGGGAGGCCTTCCTGGAGCACCTGAAGCAGAAGTACCCCCATCACGCCTCGGCGATCATGGGCCACCAGGAGCGGCTGCGAGAGCAG TCTGTGCAGGGCATGCTCTCCTCCCTTCGCTCAGAGCTTGACATTCAGAGGTACTTGATGAAAATCCAGTTGCCTCACAGA agCAGAAGCCCAAAGCACGGCCCACATTCCAGCATCGGCGACCAGGTTGACCACCTGTCCCTGGCCTCCCTGGATTCGCTGGACGCCATGTCCGAGGCCGACTCACCCACAGCCTTCACCCGCGGCAGCCGGATCCGTGCCAGCCTGCCCGTGGTGCGATCGACCAACCAGACCAAGGACCGCTCGCTGG GTGTGCTGTACCTGCTGTACGGGGACGAGACCAAACAGATCCGCATGCCGAACGAGATCACCAGCATGGACACGATCAGGGCCCTGTTCGTTAGTGCCTTCCCGCAGCAGCTCACCATGAAGATGCTGGAGTCGCCCAGCGTCGCCGTCTACGTCAAAGACGACATGAGGAACATTTACTACGAGCTGGCGGATGTCAG GAACATAGCGGATCACTCCTGCCTGAAGGTCTACCACAAAGACCCGGCGCAGGCCTTCAGCCACGGGCCGAGACCCGCCAATGGCGATGCCAGG ATGCACAGCGAAACGATGCATGCCGTCCGGGACGGCCCGCCCCCTCTGCGGCAGCCCCACGTGGGTCCCCCGTCACACCACCCCATGCAGGGAGCCGTTCCACCATCTCCCCACTCCAtgcccccgtccccctccaGAATCCCATTCGGCCCGCGGCAGGGCTCTATACCTGGCAACGGCACTATCCCAAGGGACCGGCTGTCCAGCGCCAACGCTCCGGCCCGCTCCAGCTCACCGTGTCCCAGCGCCATCCTGGAGAGACGGGATGTCAAGCCGGATGAGGACAGGGGCGGCAAAAGCCAGAGTCTACCAAGGGGAAACGAGAGCTTGTACGCAGACCCGTACTTGCTCCAAGATGGAAGGATGAACATGGCTGCCGCCCACGGACCACAACCCAACCCTGGGATTGATGGCACAGATCACGCCATGGGGGGATTTCACCGCGCCTCCATCCGCTCCACAAGCTCTTACGGCGGGCCGAGCCCAACGGACACTATGGATCACCCCTCTCTGTACCGCCAGAAGTCCAGGAACAGCCAGCTGCCTACTTTGGGCTCAAAGActcctcccccatcccctcACCGGATGGCTGAGGTACGGATGATTGATATCCACGGCGGGCCTCCTCATGGCGGGCCTCCTTATGGCGGACCTCTTCACGGTATGCCTCCTCATGGCGTGCCTCCTCACGGTATGCCCCCTCATGGCGTGCCTCCTCACGGTATGCCCCCTCATGGCGGACCTCCTCACGGTATGCCTCCTCACGTCTTGCCCCCTCACGGCGGGCCCCCTCACGGCTTGCCACCTCACGCTGCACCGCCTCACGGCGTTCCCATGGAGAGAAGCTCACCCGTGCGGCAGTCATTCCGGAAGGAGGAAGTGGCGGGCACCAAGCCCCGGAACAACATGGGATCACCTGTAGTTCCGGACCTCCAGGGGCCCATTGCTGTTGCCAGTGAGCATCAGACCCG AGTGCGAATGAAGGCTATGGAGCAACAGATTGCCAGCTTGACTGGTCTTGTTCAGCATGCACTTTTAAAGGAGCCAAACACTAGTGGCACCAAGGAGCTACTAAG TGAGAGACCACCGAAGACGTCATCTCCAGCTCACAGTGCACACAGCTCAG gtggCTCCCCAGTCTTGGCTGCCAAGAGCAGCACAGCTCCACCGGCCACGGGTCCAGTTCCTCTCAAAGTCAACCTCCTGCAGTTCAGGAGGAATGTTTCTGACCTCAGGGTGCAACTGCATCAGATGagacagcagcag GTCCAGAACCAAGAGGCACTACGAGTCCAGCTCAAGCGGGCGGAGCAGGAAATCAGTGTCAAGCTCATTGAGGCCATGCGAGGCCTGGAGGACCCTGTGCAGAGGCAGAGAGCGTTGGTGGAAGAGGACCGGCACAAGTACTTGGTTCTGGAGGAGCGTGTCCTCACGCAGCTCGG TGAGCTGGAGCAGTATGTCGGCTCCCTGCAGAAAGACTTGGCAGCGACACAAAGAGCAGTGACTCTGAAGGACGTGGAGGAGGGAGCGGTGACGCTGAGAAAGGTGGGAGAATCGCTGGCAGGGCTCAAAG gagagttcCCGGCTCTACAAACAAAAATGCGGTCCGTGCTCAGGGTGGAAGTGGAAGCAGTCAAGTTTTTAAAAGAGGAGCCTCATAAACTGGACAGCATGCTGAAAAGGGTCAAGAGCCTGACTGACACACTCAACGGTCTGAGAAG ATGTGCTCCTGAGGGCCCTCAGAAAGGACCAGTGGACAACAGCTCTCCAGCCGCAGCAGAAGCTCCCACACCGCCGGCCCGGCCCAGCTCCTCACCCGGCCCGCTGGAGCCCCAGAGCTCCACCATCAAATCAGAGGTGATGCCTTCCTCCCCGGTGGTCATCCACCACGTGCAGAGTTCCCCGGTCCACATACGGCAGTCCCAGCAGTCTGCGGCCCTGACGGCTCAGCCCAGTCCACCGCTCACCCCCAGCCCCACCCCGAGCAAGAGTCAAGACCTGGCCAGGGGAGGGGGAGCCTCGGATCCACCGAGCCCGGCCCATCATAAGAAGACACAAGGCAACCCGGTGAATAACGGCAATGGCCCGGCCCCCCAGGGTCTCGTTATAGAAGAGCTGCAGACCAGCCGGGAGAAGAACAAAGACAGAGCCATGTCCATAAAG GCAGCAGAAATGGAGTGGGAAGAGAGGAGGCAGAACATGGGTCACTATGATGGAAAGGAGTTTGAGAAGATCCTGCAGGAAGCCCAGGCAAACATGATGAAGGGCATTCCCAGTCTAGAGGTTGAAGAGAATCCAACCCTGATCCCTGACGCCACTACGGAacgagcagacacacacagccttgtGGAGTCACTGACAG AGCCCCAGTCTGAGCCTCACTCCGACAAGCCGGGCCAGAAGGGGCCTGAGAAACTCCCAAAGCCCGTGATGGAGAAACCAGCTAAACCTTCCAAGACCGTCGCCACAAAGCCGACTGAGAGCTTCGCTAAGCAGGGGTCTGAAAAGTCCGGCAAGTCCCCAccgccaccacctcctcccaggAAGActttctccagctccagctccggCATGACCACGACGCGCTCCGGCGAAGTGGTCTTTACTAGCAGGAGAGAGTCCGTCTCGGCTCAG GAGTGTGAAGAGGACACTCCACCGCCGAGTCCCCAACCAAAGCCCAACACGGTTCGTCCAGAGACCAAGCCCAAGCCAGCCACCCCTCCCCCGGTCACTCCTCTCGCTaccagggaagaggaggacgaaggcGACAAGATCATGGCAGAGCTCCAG GTTTTCCAGAAGTGCACGGTTAAGGACGTAGGGGTGAAAAATTTGGTAGAACCAACCTCTCGAATTGAACCGCAAATCAGAGAACTAAGACCGGGGGCCTTATTGCCCCTCAAAGAGAAAAAG CAGAGCTCTGAGCCCACTCGAGATGATAAAGATCCAGACATAGATGAAAATGGGAATACCACTGTCCGACAGAGCCAAGGG GTCATATACTATGTGACCGGTCAGATTCCCAAAGAGCATCCGCCCCCGTCAGGAACAGAGGAAACCCCCGAACACCGGGAGCCCACACAGCCTCCATCACAG AACACCAGTGTCGCTTCCCCTACTAGTCGGATGCCCGTCCCTTTGTCTGCGAAGTCCAGGCAGTCGCCGGGTGCCTCTGACAaagcaggaaaacaacaaaaactgcaGGACGCTCAGAGGCAGTTTCGACAG GCTAACGGAAGTGCTAAAAGAGTGGGAGGGGATCATAAAACTACTTCCCCTACTACCCCCACCTCTAAAATCCCTGCTTTTTACCCTAGCTCTACTAAAGGCAGCTCCCAGTCTGTGCAAAACTCCGATGCAACTAATCCCATtaacccttcctcctcctcctcctcctcctcctctgcaataAAGTCCAACACCCTGTCCTCCCCCGCTTCTCGTTCCGGTTCCCAACCCTCTTCCCACATCCCCTCCCTGTCTAACGGATCTCTCAAACTCCCCTCACCCTCACAGCACACCGGTAAAGCTCTCTCGTTCTCCTCGCAGACTCAGAATGGTCGAGTGcactcctcctcttcattctcctcctcttcctcatcctcctccacctcctcctcctcctccccctcccctctgtcgCCCACTCCTGTGGGCCCAGGCGGAAAGAGCATCCGCACCATACACACCCCCAGCTTCACCAGCTACAGGTCCCACAACGGCAGCAGCGGCAAATCCTGCATCCCGACAGCCACGGCAGCAAAGGACGCCGCTTAG
- the kiaa1217 gene encoding sickle tail protein homolog isoform X3: protein MSKASRLTRPPSIGARSKLAPSRKECPGATGRARVLSVGEKLMRAGSDGILSRQRSFKAAAPQDKAQSENQPETPAPGQGPGEKGQDAEMLPPKSRISPPKVASQPQGSVHKQTKSNLKVTSPEDAQHVGRRQASPNGTPKGDAKGSRTVPRRHTLGGARGAREILAMQPPDMDKKREAFLEHLKQKYPHHASAIMGHQERLREQSVQGMLSSLRSELDIQRYLMKIQLPHRSRSPKHGPHSSIGDQVDHLSLASLDSLDAMSEADSPTAFTRGSRIRASLPVVRSTNQTKDRSLGVLYLLYGDETKQIRMPNEITSMDTIRALFVSAFPQQLTMKMLESPSVAVYVKDDMRNIYYELADVRNIADHSCLKVYHKDPAQAFSHGPRPANGDARMHSETMHAVRDGPPPLRQPHVGPPSHHPMQGAVPPSPHSMPPSPSRIPFGPRQGSIPGNGTIPRDRLSSANAPARSSSPCPSAILERRDVKPDEDRGGKSQSLPRGNESLYADPYLLQDGRMNMAAAHGPQPNPGIDGTDHAMGGFHRASIRSTSSYGGPSPTDTMDHPSLYRQKSRNSQLPTLGSKTPPPSPHRMAEVRMIDIHGGPPHGGPPYGGPLHGMPPHGVPPHGMPPHGVPPHGMPPHGGPPHGMPPHVLPPHGGPPHGLPPHAAPPHGVPMERSSPVRQSFRKEEVAGTKPRNNMGSPVVPDLQGPIAVASEHQTRVRMKAMEQQIASLTGLVQHALLKEPNTSGTKELLSERPPKTSSPAHSAHSSGGSPVLAAKSSTAPPATGPVPLKVNLLQFRRNVSDLRVQLHQMRQQQVQNQEALRVQLKRAEQEISVKLIEAMRGLEDPVQRQRALVEEDRHKYLVLEERVLTQLGELEQYVGSLQKDLAATQRAVTLKDVEEGAVTLRKVGESLAGLKGEFPALQTKMRSVLRVEVEAVKFLKEEPHKLDSMLKRVKSLTDTLNGLRRCAPEGPQKGPVDNSSPAAAEAPTPPARPSSSPGPLEPQSSTIKSEVMPSSPVVIHHVQSSPVHIRQSQQSAALTAQPSPPLTPSPTPSKSQDLARGGGASDPPSPAHHKKTQGNPVNNGNGPAPQGLVIEELQTSREKNKDRAMSIKAAEMEWEERRQNMGHYDGKEFEKILQEAQANMMKGIPSLEVEENPTLIPDATTERADTHSLVESLTEPQSEPHSDKPGQKGPEKLPKPVMEKPAKPSKTVATKPTESFAKQGSEKSGKSPPPPPPPRKTFSSSSSGMTTTRSGEVVFTSRRESVSAQECEEDTPPPSPQPKPNTVRPETKPKPATPPPVTPLATREEEDEGDKIMAELQVFQKCTVKDVGVKNLVEPTSRIEPQIRELRPGALLPLKEKKQSSEPTRDDKDPDIDENGNTTVRQSQGVIYYVTGQIPKEHPPPSGTEETPEHREPTQPPSQVSNVNVNDNSPSQQQQQQQQQPPPQSPPPKSPPPVTPPPISPKPVGLKGFKLPRTQVKRAESLKTSAEMEKGKNLNKMNTERKSKAIQQRVDYSKMIIPEAAATTTTAAVREAPKSSVAPPKKPPGEGSDPPTSDSNLEEYHDGASLSPDLPGEEPPPPPDNIAFMITNTKVQALSRGEYQELVDAKKGNDFQTFTLGNAPYRGSPTAEPTAPQDNGFNKKPVIIIFDEPMDIRSAYKRLSTVFECEEEMDRMLAAECIEEESEESDTERGGGQVKAAVVAVTPPKVAADHTSLSSSSSSSIPELTEGGMNLESNGDGKQDVKKKFKFKFPKKQLAALSQAIRSGTKSGKKTLQVVVYEDEEESDGTIKQHKEAKRFEITRSKSVSDAHKATRSAAPKRQKSDSLHRTDEIRKNTYKTLDSLEQTIKQLETTISEMGPQSPGEPVGTEEAECGKSSEGVGLKRSSSLPTSRGPGAKVPSKNPLLKKIKPQLLPRPVVFPTTTSTTITTTTVPSAPTTNTSVASPTSRMPVPLSAKSRQSPGASDKAGKQQKLQDAQRQFRQANGSAKRVGGDHKTTSPTTPTSKIPAFYPSSTKGSSQSVQNSDATNPINPSSSSSSSSSAIKSNTLSSPASRSGSQPSSHIPSLSNGSLKLPSPSQHTGKALSFSSQTQNGRVHSSSSFSSSSSSSSTSSSSSPSPLSPTPVGPGGKSIRTIHTPSFTSYRSHNGSSGKSCIPTATAAKDAA from the exons AGCAAACCAAAAGCAACCTGAAGGTGACGTCCCCGGAGGACGCGCAGCACGTCGGCCGCAGGCAGGCGTCCCCGAATGGGACTCCGAAGGGGGACGCCAAAGGCAGCCGGACCGTCCCCCGTAGGCACACGTTGGGGGGAGCCCGCGGCGCCCGGGAGATCCTGGCCATGCAGCCGCCGGACATGGACAAGAAGAGGGAGGCCTTCCTGGAGCACCTGAAGCAGAAGTACCCCCATCACGCCTCGGCGATCATGGGCCACCAGGAGCGGCTGCGAGAGCAG TCTGTGCAGGGCATGCTCTCCTCCCTTCGCTCAGAGCTTGACATTCAGAGGTACTTGATGAAAATCCAGTTGCCTCACAGA agCAGAAGCCCAAAGCACGGCCCACATTCCAGCATCGGCGACCAGGTTGACCACCTGTCCCTGGCCTCCCTGGATTCGCTGGACGCCATGTCCGAGGCCGACTCACCCACAGCCTTCACCCGCGGCAGCCGGATCCGTGCCAGCCTGCCCGTGGTGCGATCGACCAACCAGACCAAGGACCGCTCGCTGG GTGTGCTGTACCTGCTGTACGGGGACGAGACCAAACAGATCCGCATGCCGAACGAGATCACCAGCATGGACACGATCAGGGCCCTGTTCGTTAGTGCCTTCCCGCAGCAGCTCACCATGAAGATGCTGGAGTCGCCCAGCGTCGCCGTCTACGTCAAAGACGACATGAGGAACATTTACTACGAGCTGGCGGATGTCAG GAACATAGCGGATCACTCCTGCCTGAAGGTCTACCACAAAGACCCGGCGCAGGCCTTCAGCCACGGGCCGAGACCCGCCAATGGCGATGCCAGG ATGCACAGCGAAACGATGCATGCCGTCCGGGACGGCCCGCCCCCTCTGCGGCAGCCCCACGTGGGTCCCCCGTCACACCACCCCATGCAGGGAGCCGTTCCACCATCTCCCCACTCCAtgcccccgtccccctccaGAATCCCATTCGGCCCGCGGCAGGGCTCTATACCTGGCAACGGCACTATCCCAAGGGACCGGCTGTCCAGCGCCAACGCTCCGGCCCGCTCCAGCTCACCGTGTCCCAGCGCCATCCTGGAGAGACGGGATGTCAAGCCGGATGAGGACAGGGGCGGCAAAAGCCAGAGTCTACCAAGGGGAAACGAGAGCTTGTACGCAGACCCGTACTTGCTCCAAGATGGAAGGATGAACATGGCTGCCGCCCACGGACCACAACCCAACCCTGGGATTGATGGCACAGATCACGCCATGGGGGGATTTCACCGCGCCTCCATCCGCTCCACAAGCTCTTACGGCGGGCCGAGCCCAACGGACACTATGGATCACCCCTCTCTGTACCGCCAGAAGTCCAGGAACAGCCAGCTGCCTACTTTGGGCTCAAAGActcctcccccatcccctcACCGGATGGCTGAGGTACGGATGATTGATATCCACGGCGGGCCTCCTCATGGCGGGCCTCCTTATGGCGGACCTCTTCACGGTATGCCTCCTCATGGCGTGCCTCCTCACGGTATGCCCCCTCATGGCGTGCCTCCTCACGGTATGCCCCCTCATGGCGGACCTCCTCACGGTATGCCTCCTCACGTCTTGCCCCCTCACGGCGGGCCCCCTCACGGCTTGCCACCTCACGCTGCACCGCCTCACGGCGTTCCCATGGAGAGAAGCTCACCCGTGCGGCAGTCATTCCGGAAGGAGGAAGTGGCGGGCACCAAGCCCCGGAACAACATGGGATCACCTGTAGTTCCGGACCTCCAGGGGCCCATTGCTGTTGCCAGTGAGCATCAGACCCG AGTGCGAATGAAGGCTATGGAGCAACAGATTGCCAGCTTGACTGGTCTTGTTCAGCATGCACTTTTAAAGGAGCCAAACACTAGTGGCACCAAGGAGCTACTAAG TGAGAGACCACCGAAGACGTCATCTCCAGCTCACAGTGCACACAGCTCAG gtggCTCCCCAGTCTTGGCTGCCAAGAGCAGCACAGCTCCACCGGCCACGGGTCCAGTTCCTCTCAAAGTCAACCTCCTGCAGTTCAGGAGGAATGTTTCTGACCTCAGGGTGCAACTGCATCAGATGagacagcagcag GTCCAGAACCAAGAGGCACTACGAGTCCAGCTCAAGCGGGCGGAGCAGGAAATCAGTGTCAAGCTCATTGAGGCCATGCGAGGCCTGGAGGACCCTGTGCAGAGGCAGAGAGCGTTGGTGGAAGAGGACCGGCACAAGTACTTGGTTCTGGAGGAGCGTGTCCTCACGCAGCTCGG TGAGCTGGAGCAGTATGTCGGCTCCCTGCAGAAAGACTTGGCAGCGACACAAAGAGCAGTGACTCTGAAGGACGTGGAGGAGGGAGCGGTGACGCTGAGAAAGGTGGGAGAATCGCTGGCAGGGCTCAAAG gagagttcCCGGCTCTACAAACAAAAATGCGGTCCGTGCTCAGGGTGGAAGTGGAAGCAGTCAAGTTTTTAAAAGAGGAGCCTCATAAACTGGACAGCATGCTGAAAAGGGTCAAGAGCCTGACTGACACACTCAACGGTCTGAGAAG ATGTGCTCCTGAGGGCCCTCAGAAAGGACCAGTGGACAACAGCTCTCCAGCCGCAGCAGAAGCTCCCACACCGCCGGCCCGGCCCAGCTCCTCACCCGGCCCGCTGGAGCCCCAGAGCTCCACCATCAAATCAGAGGTGATGCCTTCCTCCCCGGTGGTCATCCACCACGTGCAGAGTTCCCCGGTCCACATACGGCAGTCCCAGCAGTCTGCGGCCCTGACGGCTCAGCCCAGTCCACCGCTCACCCCCAGCCCCACCCCGAGCAAGAGTCAAGACCTGGCCAGGGGAGGGGGAGCCTCGGATCCACCGAGCCCGGCCCATCATAAGAAGACACAAGGCAACCCGGTGAATAACGGCAATGGCCCGGCCCCCCAGGGTCTCGTTATAGAAGAGCTGCAGACCAGCCGGGAGAAGAACAAAGACAGAGCCATGTCCATAAAG GCAGCAGAAATGGAGTGGGAAGAGAGGAGGCAGAACATGGGTCACTATGATGGAAAGGAGTTTGAGAAGATCCTGCAGGAAGCCCAGGCAAACATGATGAAGGGCATTCCCAGTCTAGAGGTTGAAGAGAATCCAACCCTGATCCCTGACGCCACTACGGAacgagcagacacacacagccttgtGGAGTCACTGACAG AGCCCCAGTCTGAGCCTCACTCCGACAAGCCGGGCCAGAAGGGGCCTGAGAAACTCCCAAAGCCCGTGATGGAGAAACCAGCTAAACCTTCCAAGACCGTCGCCACAAAGCCGACTGAGAGCTTCGCTAAGCAGGGGTCTGAAAAGTCCGGCAAGTCCCCAccgccaccacctcctcccaggAAGActttctccagctccagctccggCATGACCACGACGCGCTCCGGCGAAGTGGTCTTTACTAGCAGGAGAGAGTCCGTCTCGGCTCAG GAGTGTGAAGAGGACACTCCACCGCCGAGTCCCCAACCAAAGCCCAACACGGTTCGTCCAGAGACCAAGCCCAAGCCAGCCACCCCTCCCCCGGTCACTCCTCTCGCTaccagggaagaggaggacgaaggcGACAAGATCATGGCAGAGCTCCAG GTTTTCCAGAAGTGCACGGTTAAGGACGTAGGGGTGAAAAATTTGGTAGAACCAACCTCTCGAATTGAACCGCAAATCAGAGAACTAAGACCGGGGGCCTTATTGCCCCTCAAAGAGAAAAAG CAGAGCTCTGAGCCCACTCGAGATGATAAAGATCCAGACATAGATGAAAATGGGAATACCACTGTCCGACAGAGCCAAGGG GTCATATACTATGTGACCGGTCAGATTCCCAAAGAGCATCCGCCCCCGTCAGGAACAGAGGAAACCCCCGAACACCGGGAGCCCACACAGCCTCCATCACAGGTGTCAAATGTCAATGTTAACGACAATTCTccaagccagcagcagcagcagcagcagcagcagccgccgccacAGTCTCCACCACCCAAATCACCACCACCTGTCACACCTCCACCTATATCACCCAAGCCCGTGGGACTGAAAGGGTTCAAACTTCCAAGGACGCAAGTCAAACGCGCTGAGTCCTTGAAGACCAGTGCAGAAATGGAGAAGGGAAAGAACCTCAATAAAATGAATACTGAAAGGAAAAGTAAAGCTATCCAGCAACGTGTTGATTATAGTAAAATGATAATACCCGAGGCTGCGGCTACCACAACGACCGCCGCCGTACGAGAGGCGCCAAAAAGTTCTGTTGCTCCACCAAAAAAGCCTCCAGGCGAGGGCAGCGATCCACCAACATCCGACTCTAACCTTGAGGAGTATCATGACGGGGCGAGTCTCAGTCCGGACTTGCCTGGAGAAGagccgcccccgccccccgacaACATAGCCTTTATGATCACCAACACCAAAGTTCAGGCCCTTTCCCGTGGCGAGTACCAGGAACTGGTCGACGCCAAAAAGGGAAACGACTTCCAGACTTTTACTTTAGGCAATGCGCCTTACCGGGGCAGCCCGACCGCAGAACCCACCGCGCCGCAGGATAACGGCTTCAACAAGAAGcccgtcatcatcatctttgaCGAGCCCATGGACATCCGGTCCGCGTACAAGCGCCTGTCCACCGTCTTTGAATGCGAAGAGGAAATGGACAGGATGCTGGCGGCGGAGTGCAtcgaggaggagagcgaggagtcGGACACCgagagggggggcgggcaggttAAAGCGGCGGTGGTCGCCGTCACTCCTCCGAAGGTCGCCGCCGACCACACCAGCTTGTCATCCTCGTCTTCGTCGTCGATCCCCGAGCTCACCGAGGGCGGGATGAATTTGGAGTCAAACGGCGACGGCAAGCAGGATGTCAAGAAGAAGTTCAAATTTAAGTTCCCCAAGAAGCAACTGGCGGCCCTGAGCCAGGCAATTCGCTCGGGCACCAAGTCCGGAAAGAAGACTTTGCAGGTGGTCGTGTacgaagatgaggaggaatccGACGGTACCATCAAACAGCACAAAGAAGCGAAGAGATTTGAGATCACGCGCTCAAAGTCCGTATCGGACGCACACAAGGCGACGCGCTCAGCCGCGCCGAAGAGGCAGAAGTCCGACTCCCTCCACAGGACGGACGAGATCCGGAAGAACACCTACAAGACACTGGACAGCCTGGAGCAGACCATCAAGCAGCTGGAGACCACCATTAGTGAGATGGGGCCGCAGTCCCCCGGGGAGCCGGTCGGCACGGAGGAAGCGGAGTGCGGGAAAAGCTCGGAAGGAGTGGGGCTGAAGAGGTCTTCCTCTCTCCCCACCTCCAGAGGGCCAGGCGCTAAGGTACCCAGCAAAAATCCACTGCTGAAGAAGATTAAACCTCAACTCCTTCCTCGCCCTGTAGTCTTCCCTActaccaccagcaccaccatcaccaccaccactgtCCCCAGTGCCCCCACCACC AACACCAGTGTCGCTTCCCCTACTAGTCGGATGCCCGTCCCTTTGTCTGCGAAGTCCAGGCAGTCGCCGGGTGCCTCTGACAaagcaggaaaacaacaaaaactgcaGGACGCTCAGAGGCAGTTTCGACAG GCTAACGGAAGTGCTAAAAGAGTGGGAGGGGATCATAAAACTACTTCCCCTACTACCCCCACCTCTAAAATCCCTGCTTTTTACCCTAGCTCTACTAAAGGCAGCTCCCAGTCTGTGCAAAACTCCGATGCAACTAATCCCATtaacccttcctcctcctcctcctcctcctcctctgcaataAAGTCCAACACCCTGTCCTCCCCCGCTTCTCGTTCCGGTTCCCAACCCTCTTCCCACATCCCCTCCCTGTCTAACGGATCTCTCAAACTCCCCTCACCCTCACAGCACACCGGTAAAGCTCTCTCGTTCTCCTCGCAGACTCAGAATGGTCGAGTGcactcctcctcttcattctcctcctcttcctcatcctcctccacctcctcctcctcctccccctcccctctgtcgCCCACTCCTGTGGGCCCAGGCGGAAAGAGCATCCGCACCATACACACCCCCAGCTTCACCAGCTACAGGTCCCACAACGGCAGCAGCGGCAAATCCTGCATCCCGACAGCCACGGCAGCAAAGGACGCCGCTTAG